The genomic window CAGAAAATGAAACTACCCCCACACCTCTGCATGAAACTGTGCAATAAGTACGTGCTTGTCGTTTCCTCATCACACACGTTGACATGTGGTAGGAATGCTCCATTCATTGCAGTTCTTTTATTCACAAGTCACTATTTACCTcttttatctcattttatttcagctttaaacCATTTTAAACCCTGCTTTCTGAATTTAATGGATctcttttaatttgtctttgtgtagtTTATGTCCCCGTGCACATTGAATCTGTGTGAAATGTgctttgtaaataaaactgCCTCACCTTCATGCAAAGCACATTTTATAGGCTCCGAGTCACAGCATTTCTCCAGTCCCTTGCACAAGTTAGTTTCCATATATATCTTTGTGCACAGTCTATATTTTGCAACAGAAAAGGAGAGGGGACAGACAGAAAAGGATAGAGGATGCACAGAAAAGGAGAGGGACAGATAGataaggagagaggaaagaaaaggatagaggacagacagaaaaggATAAAGGACGGATGGAAAATGatagagagaaaaggagagaggagagacagaaaatgatagaggagagaggacaggcaGAAAGGGATAGGGGACAGACTGAAATGGATAGAGGACAGCCAGATAGAGGACATACAGACAGGTGGACTGCACCTGTGACATCTGCGGCCTGAGGTTGATCTCTTTCAGGTTGATGGTGTGGGGTCTCAGGTTGTTCAGCAGCTGGCACAGCAGCACCCCGTCCCGCAGGGTTTGCGCCAGGTCGAACACCTGCGCCGTGTCCGTGGTCACCCGGTGGTTCATGGGCAGCACGTTGCAGCCGATAAGCCAAACCGTGCACTGCCTCCAGTGCTCCATGTTGTCGGTGGTTAAACCAAGCGGGTCAGTGCAGCGTGTGTCCCGGAAACTTTGTCCCCGTCTCTTACGTGGGCATGATGGACTGAGACAAAACTGCGCTCAGCTCAGCTGGTTCTTCCCTCTGAGCTCCAGCTTGTTCTCCGGAGGACGCACATCTGCTCAGCGGAGAAAccccccctgtctgtctgtctgtcaactTCCCCTTCCTCCTTCTGTCAGCTTCCTCAGGGGTGGATCCAACTCCCATCAGCTGTTTTCTCCACTTacactaaacacacatttcctctgttcaaaataacaataattattattagaaaCTTTATCTGTATCGCACCTTTCATTCAAGaactgcagctcaaagtgcttcacaatttagatacaaataaaaacatttaaaaacgaAAATGAAATAGGATGAGAATGGATTTAAAAGTCACACAAGAACAtgtcattaaaatgatttttttaaagacattacattacattttaaaaatgcattcaaacagaaagtgaTAGAAAAGAAGAGCATAGGGGCTGAGGGCTTTACTCACTTTAGGTTTAGTTTGATTTATCTGTATTTCCTCATTTCAACCCCAGGCTGTGAAATGAGCTGCTGGACCCCCCTCATGCTTTCCACTGTAAGAGTGAGTAATTAGAATATTTCTGGCAAACACAATactattataataatttatcatttaagatgtaattatactttattattagtagtagtagtagtagtagtagtagtagtagtagtagtagcagtagtattaattgtagtggtagtagtagtggtagtgtAGTACTGGTGGAGGTGTATTCCTTACTTTTAAAATGAGTTGAGTTCATATTCCTATAGAAACGAATGGGGAAAGCTGCAGAATCTAATTGTGAAGTTTagcgtgttttttttgtgttgacaCATCAGTAGATTTTGAATCAACGCTGAGGTTAAATACAAATACCTGAtaaaaaatgattaattgaCTATTAAGGTGGTTTTCAATTAAAGTTCTCCAGCACTTATTATAAGgagctgtgtgtgactgtgtctgtaAGTAAACCCCCTCCCCCACACTCTCAGCTGACATTCCATGTGGATTATAAACGATTTTGACAGGTTACTATAATCTGAGTTTTTTGAGGCATGTTATCTATAACCAGATAGAAAAGAATCAAGGGATCTAACAGAGGCAAGGAGAAGCACATCGTCCTGCCACAGGATTTCGATGTAATGCTGTAGATCACTGTCAGTGAGCTCGTGACATAAACACAGGAAGGAAGCCGAGGGATCCCGTCATATTTTACCCTGTGTGGGAGAGCCAGATGTTTCCTCAGACATTGATCAAGTTTATGGACTTGATATGACACTCTGATAAGATTTTCTGACTATGAATACAGAATAAATCATATAATGCAATGAAAATAATGTCTATACTATATCAGATCATATCATAACAAACACATTGTTAGTTCTGTCTTTTAGCAGTTtcttacacaaacactataCAAAACTGAAACCCTATAATTTCAGCATTACACTGGTGGATTTAACTATTATACCATTAACGTGACATGTCAATGTGACAGCTGTGACATGTCAATCTTTAGTTTATGAACAAGGCCTATTGTCTGATAGCTGGAGTCAGGAGAAGTGGCTGCCTGATTTAGGTTGGGTTAGGCTAGGTTATCTAATCTTAGGTTAGATGAGGTTTTACCTTAGCTTAGCCTATTTTAGGTGAGGTGAGGTTAGGTTAAGTCAGGTTATGCTGTCTTATTTTAGCTTAGTTTAGGTTAGggtaggttaggttaggttagcttagcttagttgATATTATCttagtttaggttaggttaagtttGGTTAGGTTAGGTCAGGTTATATTAAGTCAATTAAGGTTATGTGAGGCTAGGTTAGCAAAAGTATCTATAATGTTGCTGGTTATTCAAATCAATTCCATCCTGTCCCCAAGCTTCCCAGAGCATTTCTGGGAACCGTTCTTGTTACATGTTTTTCCTCATTattgagtttttgttttgtttctctttttgttccaTCTCTGGACATGTCGTGCATTTCCCCTAATGTTTGTGCTTTTTACACTCTCCTCAGGATTCACTGTGGTGGAGACCTCAACAGAGCTAAAAGGACCAACGACCAATGGACTTTATTTTGCCAGGTGGACAAAAACATAGCTTCAACACTTTCTCAACTTAGTCTAAGTGAtgagagtgttttcagttcattgCACTGCCCCCGAGTGGCCAAAGCTGTCACAATCACACCACTAAAAACCAAAACCTTTCTGAGTTAGttacaaataatgaaaacatagaACATGTGTCAGTTTCACAGAAGTGAACAAAGTGAGAAACTGGTGATTTTGCATATATTTTGTAATAATTAGcaggtaaacacacatgtatgcTACTGCTGATTGTTTGGCATTTTAAAGTTATAAGTGTCTGTACAAATCCTCTCATATTTAAAAGCATCTCTCTCGGAGCAGGCCCTGAGCTTGccaaaacatggcggcctccgtacagagggtcccctcgatttaaatataaagtatttaaatataaaaggccttttctggggtaaagaaaactacaattcatcggtttagatgaaacaaacttgtgaaaacttcatgagggttattctacattaaatgtctgttCCTTTGCACCAAaacttacacactggacctttaagatgtaaatataaagtatttaaatacaaaggtcccattctagggtaaagaaaacaaccatttgtacaatttagattaaacacatAAGTGAAAACGTCACTAGGATCattctatatttaatttctgcaaaTAAATCCCTCTCACTAAATgtgacacactgaacctttcactgcagcagcagtaagagGCTACTTGTTGGTGTTAGCATCGTTAGCATGTAGCCTCTGTCAACTTCCGGTGGAAAGAAAAGCGACGCGACACCGGAAGTGGAAGCGCgaataaagaaagtgaagcGTCAAAACATAAACAGAGAGCGGTGGAGCTTGTGCGGCCTCAACGCCGAAACCTTCGGGCCTCATGTCGTGTGTTCACCGCGACGCCAACCCCAGCAGAGGGCCCTAGCCGAGCCGCCGGGCGGTGAGCTGGAGACGCAACATCTGCAGGAGAGACTTAAGGACGAATAACTCACAAGTGCGCCTCGTCGGGCCTTCGAGTGGAGGTAACGTTAGCCGCGCTAGTTAGCCGCGCTAGCTTCCCCGCGAGCAGCTGTTCGGTTGTCAAGCGGAACTGACAGCGGGCGATATGTGTTAGCCTCGGCGATGCCAGTTAGCATTAGCCCCCGTTGATCGTGGAGGCGCCTGGGTGATAAACCTCAAAGCACATCGGGGATTTTTAAAACGGGCCCGTGAGCAAGCTAGCAAGTTTGTCAACGTCGTTGAGTGCAGCTAGGAACTTTAGCCTGGACGCTAGTGTGCTAACCTCAgcacactgttgttgttgttgttgttgttgttgacagcGGGTGCAAAGCAGTGATCTCAAATTACTCACGTGTTTTATCTGAGCAACTTAAGGAgcgtgttgtgtttgtgtgtgacactcAAAGGTGCTGCCTCGGGTCGACGCAGGACCAAGGGGACAGAATGGCCGAGGCTGACGGCAAATCCAGTGCGTTGAACGGTAAAGGATCAGCGCTGCTCCCCCGGGAGGAAAACTGcgctgtgtctttgtgttggtgtgtttgcttttcctcGCGTAATGTTGAACTCAGCTCGTTGTGTTTCGCTCGCAGCAGGTTCCTCTGATGAAAAGGAGCCCGGAGAAGATCAACACAAGGAGGGAGATGCCTCTGGAAGCAATGAAGGACAAGCACAGTCTTCTTCTCAAGATGGTAACGTCCACTCCTGAAGGCTCCTGCTGCCCTATAGTAGATCATTTGATTGATTATGTTTATAAGTGCATAGAAGgcatatttatttacatctaGGATCCTCATTCAGGTGAACTTCGTTTAttcaagggatattcaccatctagtcctaAACATTTAACTGTGCAATACTCATCTTCTATGTGTATAATTCCAGTAACTTATATCTTACATGTGCAATCCTTCTAACCCTGGAAATATACTGTTTACATTGTGTAAATttatcatttgtgtttttatattgcaTATGTCCctgttttacctttttattgTTCGTTTTTATCTCTACTATCctttttgctgctgtgacatAGCATGGCTCATTTCCTCATAGTAGGACTCGTAatggattatcttatcttagctTGTCTTATCCTATTCCTAACATTGTTGGAGTAATATTGGTGCACTTAAAGGTAGAATTTTTGCAGGACATTTTGTTGAATCTCCCAATGAGACAGTGTTGTCCTGACCTCATTCTCTTTGGCTCTGGTTTTCCCTATTTCGGTAGCTCCCAAAGAAACAGGTGAGGTGTCTGGAGACAAGCCGATGCCCGGTGTGGAAGGAGAGACAGGCACAAAtggcgaggaggaagaggaagacacaGACAGCATGGATGGCAGTGGCCTCTACTCCCTGACTGAGGatggtgaaagagagagtgagggaggcagacaagAGAGGGCAAAGGACAAAGATGGCCGTAAAAGGGCAGCAAGAAAGAGGAATAGACCCGGCGGTGGCACCAACCATTCCTCCAGCTCGGACGAGGATGACgacgaggatgaagatgaagaagaacagaaagatgatgacgacgacgatgatgatgaggcCATGGAAGCATGGTTGGGAGCAGAGCTCTGTGAACTTCGTGGGCCTATATGGCGTTCTGTGCCCTCACTGCGCTCCAGGGAGATCGGCAGGGACTCGCACCAGTTTGTgaggcgtgtgtgtgcagcccGAGGCCTCGTGCAGAGGCTGGAGCTCCAGGGCCGCCTGGAGAAGCACACGGGCTGCGTCAACACATTGCACTTCAACCCCTCAGGCACTCGCCTGGCATCAGGCAGCGATGATCTGCGAGTTGTGATCTGGAACTGGGCCATCCGCCACGCTGAGCTGGAGTTTGACAGTGGGCACAAGAGCAACGTCTTTCAGGTCAGGGAAATCAACAAATTCATCTTGCAATCAATTAGTCAGTCAAATCTCGCTTGACAAACATTTCAGTTCAGCATTTTCTTCGATAAATTGTGTAAATCATTTATGGATTATCAAACCTGGACACTTGCTGAATTTTCTGGTAATAAAGTAATGAATTAATGAACTAAAAGCTCTAGAGAGCAGAAATGAAGACTACAATGCAGGGGTAGATTATTTCCACAGAGGAGGGTTAAATGTGAATTAAACAACAAGGGTTATTAATTATCTCATATTGTCAGCACTACATGATGAGACACAGATTGTGATGACTGAGTGACTTAACAAAGTGTATCGTGGTCTTCTCCCTGCCTTAATGTACACAGGCGAAGTTCCTGCCTCACAGCGGAGACTCCACGTTGGCCATGTGTGCTCGAGACGGTCAGATCAGAGTGGCGGAGCTCTCTGCCACGCAGCGCTGCAAGAACACCAAACGAGTGGCACAGCACAAAGGGGCAGCACACAAGGTGAGTCTtagtgctgcatgtgtgaattAAATTGTTTATACATATACTCTGTTGGCCTGTTAATGAAGTACATTCTCAGACTcatgtgtattttaatttcAGCTGGCCCTCGAGCCCGATTCGCCCTGCTCGTTTCTGTCTGCTGGAGAGGACGCTGTGGTGTTTGGAATTGACCTGCGTCTAGACCGACCTGCCAAGTGAGTGATGCCAATATTAAAGTTTACCAAGTTAAAAGTTCGTAGACCCCAAAGAGTGAAAATGTACATAGTGTTTAGTAGGTGGACAAAATGGCATAATTAAGTTACAATTGAGCAACTCTGAGGCAAAAAACAATTTAGTTTAGCTTTGAATTATTAATGTTGACAATTCTGAGTTTTAATAAAACTTACTTTGTGGTGTTGTTAATATTCTGTCTTTTAGTCAGTGAACATGCCCCTCTGAACATCTTCCTCTTTGTCAGGTTTCCTCTATTTTCTAAACTATGTCGTCTTGATTTCTGAGATTTCGTTCTTTCGCTATCGCTCATAcctactttcattttgtttggcAGTAAACTGGCAGTTGTAAAGGAGGGTGATAAAAAAGTTGGGCTGTACACCATCTACGTCAACCCAGCAAAGACACAACAGTTTGCTGTGGGCGGGAGAGATCAGTACGTCAGGTAGGAACCAGCGTCTCGTTTTAATGCTACTCATTTGAATTATTATACAAATGGGTTGCAATTAATAGAACttttttaatattgttatttacTGTCTTTAATACTTGactctttttttcacttcctcatCTTCTCGCTCTCTGTAGGATCTATGACCAGAGGAAGATTAATGAGAACGATAACAATGGCGTACTGAAAAAGTTTTGCCCTTCACATTTGGTTTCCAGTGAGTCCAAAACCAACATAACCTGCCTTGTGTACAGTCATGATGGCACAGGTAAATCACctgcacaatgaaaacattattcAGTTATGAGCATATCttatcttgtttatttaaattaacaAGGCCTGTACTCGATGCCTGCTAGAACGACCTATCAAGATAAAACAGTTCAACCTGCtcttggaaaaacaaaaggaacaaaGATCTCAGCTACATAAATATGtctgaatgttgtttttttttaaatcagaatccAACCTGCTTTTATGACAttagaataaatgaatgaaacaactgTTTATCCTTGTCTGTGTCTAGAGCTCCTGGCCAGTTACAACGATGAGGACATCTACCTGTTTGACTCCAACCACAGCGACGGGGCCGACTATCGCAGGAGATACAAGGGACACCGCAACAACGCCACAGGTGTTCATTACATTTAGTTTCAGCCTCACAGTGATAAATCTGACACATTAGTTATCAGCCACGCGAGTAAAAATCAAATTTATCTGATGTAGTAGaatttcacaaacatttgtcTGTTGGACGTTATTCTTCTTGCATGACCCTCTCTCATCATCACTTGTTCACAACAGTGAAGGGGGTAAACTTCTACGGGCCGTGCAGCGAGTTTGTGGTCAGTGGCAGCGACTGCGGACACATCTACCTGTGGGACAAGAACTCTGCACGGATCGTCCAGTTCATGGAGGGAGACCGAGGGGGAGTGGTCAGTCAAAAATAATATTGGAATACATATTTGTTGGAGTCAAATATAATTTTGGCAAAAGCTTCATCTTCACAGACAACCCTCGgtccttctctctcccctcaaCAAACACAGGTGAACTGTTTGGAGCCTCATCCCCATTTGCCTGGCATGGCTACCAGTGGGTTGGACCACGACATCAAACTGTGGGCCCCCACTGCCGAAAGTCCCACCGGACTCAAGGGTCTAAAGGAGGtatcttcttctcttctcttcagtGTTGTCTTTGATATCAGACAGATACTTATTCCAGTTTGAGTGACTTAATTGTAACATGTTTACATATAATCGTTAATATCTAATACAGAGTCTTGTTTATGACATTGAAACACCTCTAATCAAGGATTCGTTGTGTTTTaggtgatgaaaaaaaacaagcggGAGCGCGATGAAGACAGCGTGCGCCACGGCGACCAGTACGACACCCAGCTGCTGTGGTTCCTAATGAGACACATGAGGAACAGACGGCCCACGAGGGTGAGCTCTCAAATACTGCAGCAAAATCTGGAAACATGAATTATGTCTTGGGTTGTGGAGATGAAATGTCCAAGGCAGGGTCTATCAAAGGGATCCCATTagttgcattatgggagatATAGTGTTTTTGAGCTTTCGAAG from Paralichthys olivaceus isolate ysfri-2021 chromosome 16, ASM2471397v2, whole genome shotgun sequence includes these protein-coding regions:
- the dcaf8 gene encoding DDB1- and CUL4-associated factor 8 isoform X1, yielding MAEADGKSSALNAGSSDEKEPGEDQHKEGDASGSNEGQAQSSSQDAPKETGEVSGDKPMPGVEGETGTNGEEEEEDTDSMDGSGLYSLTEDGERESEGGRQERAKDKDGRKRAARKRNRPGGGTNHSSSSDEDDDEDEDEEEQKDDDDDDDDEAMEAWLGAELCELRGPIWRSVPSLRSREIGRDSHQFVRRVCAARGLVQRLELQGRLEKHTGCVNTLHFNPSGTRLASGSDDLRVVIWNWAIRHAELEFDSGHKSNVFQAKFLPHSGDSTLAMCARDGQIRVAELSATQRCKNTKRVAQHKGAAHKLALEPDSPCSFLSAGEDAVVFGIDLRLDRPANKLAVVKEGDKKVGLYTIYVNPAKTQQFAVGGRDQYVRIYDQRKINENDNNGVLKKFCPSHLVSSESKTNITCLVYSHDGTELLASYNDEDIYLFDSNHSDGADYRRRYKGHRNNATVKGVNFYGPCSEFVVSGSDCGHIYLWDKNSARIVQFMEGDRGGVVNCLEPHPHLPGMATSGLDHDIKLWAPTAESPTGLKGLKEVMKKNKRERDEDSVRHGDQYDTQLLWFLMRHMRNRRPTRARREGADPDSDESWSSPDSSDEEEGGPDHVQCMSS
- the dcaf8 gene encoding DDB1- and CUL4-associated factor 8 isoform X4 produces the protein MAEADGKSSSSDEKEPGEDQHKEGDASGSNEGQAQSSSQDAPKETGEVSGDKPMPGVEGETGTNGEEEEEDTDSMDGSGLYSLTEDGERESEGGRQERAKDKDGRKRAARKRNRPGGGTNHSSSSDEDDDEDEDEEEQKDDDDDDDDEAMEAWLGAELCELRGPIWRSVPSLRSREIGRDSHQFVRRVCAARGLVQRLELQGRLEKHTGCVNTLHFNPSGTRLASGSDDLRVVIWNWAIRHAELEFDSGHKSNVFQAKFLPHSGDSTLAMCARDGQIRVAELSATQRCKNTKRVAQHKGAAHKLALEPDSPCSFLSAGEDAVVFGIDLRLDRPANKLAVVKEGDKKVGLYTIYVNPAKTQQFAVGGRDQYVRIYDQRKINENDNNGVLKKFCPSHLVSSESKTNITCLVYSHDGTELLASYNDEDIYLFDSNHSDGADYRRRYKGHRNNATVKGVNFYGPCSEFVVSGSDCGHIYLWDKNSARIVQFMEGDRGGVVNCLEPHPHLPGMATSGLDHDIKLWAPTAESPTGLKGLKEVMKKNKRERDEDSVRHGDQYDTQLLWFLMRHMRNRRPTRARREGADPDSDESWSSPDSSDEEEGGPDHVQCMSS
- the dcaf8 gene encoding DDB1- and CUL4-associated factor 8 isoform X3, translating into MAEADGKSTGSSDEKEPGEDQHKEGDASGSNEGQAQSSSQDAPKETGEVSGDKPMPGVEGETGTNGEEEEEDTDSMDGSGLYSLTEDGERESEGGRQERAKDKDGRKRAARKRNRPGGGTNHSSSSDEDDDEDEDEEEQKDDDDDDDDEAMEAWLGAELCELRGPIWRSVPSLRSREIGRDSHQFVRRVCAARGLVQRLELQGRLEKHTGCVNTLHFNPSGTRLASGSDDLRVVIWNWAIRHAELEFDSGHKSNVFQAKFLPHSGDSTLAMCARDGQIRVAELSATQRCKNTKRVAQHKGAAHKLALEPDSPCSFLSAGEDAVVFGIDLRLDRPANKLAVVKEGDKKVGLYTIYVNPAKTQQFAVGGRDQYVRIYDQRKINENDNNGVLKKFCPSHLVSSESKTNITCLVYSHDGTELLASYNDEDIYLFDSNHSDGADYRRRYKGHRNNATVKGVNFYGPCSEFVVSGSDCGHIYLWDKNSARIVQFMEGDRGGVVNCLEPHPHLPGMATSGLDHDIKLWAPTAESPTGLKGLKEVMKKNKRERDEDSVRHGDQYDTQLLWFLMRHMRNRRPTRARREGADPDSDESWSSPDSSDEEEGGPDHVQCMSS
- the dcaf8 gene encoding DDB1- and CUL4-associated factor 8 isoform X2, translating into MAEADGKSSALNGSSDEKEPGEDQHKEGDASGSNEGQAQSSSQDAPKETGEVSGDKPMPGVEGETGTNGEEEEEDTDSMDGSGLYSLTEDGERESEGGRQERAKDKDGRKRAARKRNRPGGGTNHSSSSDEDDDEDEDEEEQKDDDDDDDDEAMEAWLGAELCELRGPIWRSVPSLRSREIGRDSHQFVRRVCAARGLVQRLELQGRLEKHTGCVNTLHFNPSGTRLASGSDDLRVVIWNWAIRHAELEFDSGHKSNVFQAKFLPHSGDSTLAMCARDGQIRVAELSATQRCKNTKRVAQHKGAAHKLALEPDSPCSFLSAGEDAVVFGIDLRLDRPANKLAVVKEGDKKVGLYTIYVNPAKTQQFAVGGRDQYVRIYDQRKINENDNNGVLKKFCPSHLVSSESKTNITCLVYSHDGTELLASYNDEDIYLFDSNHSDGADYRRRYKGHRNNATVKGVNFYGPCSEFVVSGSDCGHIYLWDKNSARIVQFMEGDRGGVVNCLEPHPHLPGMATSGLDHDIKLWAPTAESPTGLKGLKEVMKKNKRERDEDSVRHGDQYDTQLLWFLMRHMRNRRPTRARREGADPDSDESWSSPDSSDEEEGGPDHVQCMSS